The genomic segment GCAGCATTCAGATCTTCCCGAAATAGGATTTGCACCTGATGCTGAATTTCCTCTTATTCATGCTGAAAAAGGGATTCTCCATCTTGAATTATCAAAGGAATATGATCAATTACCCCATGTGCTTCTGGTTCAAGGCGGCGAACGCGCTAATGTAGTTCCTGACCTTTGTCGAGTCACTCTAAAAGATTTGAATTTTCAAGAAGTTACAACTCAATTAAATGACTTTAATTTTCCAGAAGGGGTAACCGCGCATATCGAGTCTCATTCAAATGCCTCGCCGCTTCAGATTGTATTCCAGGGGGCTGGAGCACATGGAAGTATGCCACAAAACGGAAAAAATGCTGTACTTTATGCCTTGCGCTTTTTAGAAACATTGCCCTTAAACTATGAAGAACTACATCTCATTAACTGGTTGAATCAATATCCGGGAACAGGTTTTGGCGGGGAAGGCTTTGGCATCACTTTAAGTGATGAACCTTCGGGTAAACTTTCCTTAAACTTAGGAATTATGAATTTGACCTCAGATAAAATCTCCTTTGTCATCGATATTCGCTATCCAGTAACTTTTAAAGAGGCGGACGTGCTTAAACCCATAAAACAAATTGCTTCAGCTAAAGGTTTTATAATAAGAATCGACGAGAATCAGAACCCACATTATGTTCCTAAAGATAGCCCCATCGTAACCGCATTGTTAAGCGCATATACCAATGTGACGGGTAACGAAGGTGAGGCCTTCGCCATCGGTGGAGGAACTTATGCCAAGGTAATGCCTCAAGGGGTTGCCTTCGGTCCAACATTACCTGGGGAACCCGAAATTATCCATTGCCCAGATGAATATATCACGATTGATAATTTGATCTTAACGACGAAAGTCTATGCACAGGCTATTTTAAACCTTGCTTTAGATCCAAATTATCGCGACTAACTAAAAAACTTATTTCCTTTTATGAATGAAACGCATTTCGCCCTTTTATAAATAAATATAGAAGGGCTATCTTATATATCTATTTATAATGATTAGTATTCTGTTTCTTAGGAAGGTGAAGACCGTGGAAAATGAACGTGTTCAACATGCCAAGGAATTTTTAAAGAAACTATCAGAACATCATGGCGTTTCCGGATATGAACGCACAATCGCTCCTCTTGTTATTCAAGAATTTCAGACCATTGCTGAGGAGGTTCAAATCGATCGTTTCGGGAATATTTATGCTCACAAAAACGGAGAAGTGGGGCGTTATAAAATAATGCTCGCAGCACATATGGATGAAATTGGTTTAATGGTCAAAAAAATTGATCCTCGAGGCTTTTTGCGGTTTACCACAGTTGGGGGAGTAGATCAACGAACTCTTCTTTCTCAGGAAGTTATCATTCATGGCCGTCAACCCATCCCCGGAGTTATTGGTGCTATGCCTCCTCATCTAGTACGTGAAGATGGTGACAAGGCAGTAAAAATTGAAGATATGGGAATTGATGTTGGACTTTCTTTTGTGGAAATCCAAAAAATGGTCCAAATTGGAGATGTTATTACGCTCAAACGGACTCCTCTTGAACTGCTTGGGGGACTTCGTGCCGGAAAATCCTTAGATGATAGGGCCGGGGTAGTTGTCATGCAGATCTGTCTTCAGGAGCTTGACCGTTTACATCATGCACACGATGTTATAGCTGTAACTACGACCCAGGAGGAGGTAGGTCTTCGTGGGGCTTTAACCAGTGCCTATACTTTAAATCCAGACCTTGCTATCGCTATCGACGTAACCCATGCAGCAACTCCTGATACGAAGGGGCAGGTTAGTATTGAATTAGGAAAAGGGCCAGCAATCGCTCTCGGTCCCAATATTCACCCTCTCGTCTACGCAAGCTTAACTGAGGTCGCTCAAAATGAGCGCATTCCTTTTCAAATAGAACCCGTTGCAGGGATGACCGGAACGGACGCGTGGGCGATTCAGGTCGCTCAAGCTGGCATCCCCACAGGGTTACTCTCTATTCCCCTCAGGTATATGCATACTTCTGTTGAAACTCTAGATATGCAAGATGTCATCAATTCTGGGCTTTTGCTCGCCCATTTCATTGCTAGCTTGCCGGAGGACTTGGAGGGAAGTTTATGTTATTAAAGAAACTAAGCGAATTACAGGGGACGTCAGGGGCTGAAAAGGAAGTCCGTGACCTATTACGAGAAGAAATCACTGCTTGGGTGGATTCAATTTCTGTTGATAAAATCGGAAATCTTATTGCCACAAAACAGGGTTCAGAGAATACCCCTAAAATTCTCCTGGCAGCGCATATGGATGAAGTTGCACTTATGATCACGGAAATTACGACAGATGGATTTTTAAAATTTCGTCCTGTTGGTGGGATCGATCCTCGGGTTCTTGTTTCCAAACCTATAAAAGTTTCAGGAATAAACGGGATTATAGGGGCTAAGGCTATTCATCTTCAAAAGGTTCAGGAACGTCAGAAAGCGCTTAAACTTGAACAACTCTACATTGATATTGGGGCCAAATCAAAAGAAGAAGCTAGCAAGCATGTGAACTTAGGAGATTATGCTTACTTTACGACAGAGTTTGAAGCTATAGGTCAAGGCTTTTTTAAGGGGAAGGCCTTTGATGATCGCGTAGGATGTTATGTGCTCACTGAAATTTTGAAAAGAAAATTCGATCTGAATTTAGTAGCTGCTTTTACCGTTCAGGAAGAGGTCGGTTTGCGGGGGGCGAAAGTAGCTGCTTATCATGTTCAGCCAGACTTGGCAATTGTCGTAGAAGGAACAATTTCGGCAGATATGGCTCATATTGAAGAAGAGGAATGGGTTACGGAGCTCGGTAAAGGTCCAGCTCTTTCTATTCAGGACCAGACTACGCTATATAATCCAGAACTGATACGGAAAATCGTGGATATCGCTCAAAAAAGAGGAATCCCGTTTCAATTTCGACGGGGAACGAGCGGGAGTAATGATGCGGGTAAGATTCATTCAAGCAGGGCAGGTATACCAACGCTATCGATCAATGTTCCTTGCCGGTATATTCATTCAACAGTATCGTTAGTTAAGCAAGAAGATATTGACCATACGATACAACTTTTAGAAGAGATTCTTAAAGCCATTCCAAATGATTTTAAATTTTAGTCGATTAAAGGAGGACTAGAAAATGTCTAATGAACAAGATAAGTTAGACTATTCCTTATTAGAGCGTCTAACTCAAATTTATGCTCCTTCTGGGGTGGAAAAAGCAATTGCCGAACAAATCTCGGAGGTTATTCGCCCTTATTGTGATACACTTGCTCAGGATAGAC from the Desulfitobacterium metallireducens DSM 15288 genome contains:
- the pepV gene encoding dipeptidase PepV, encoding MRLDQEIDELKEELITAVQKCIQLDSVKDLEKAGPGAPFGIKIQHCLEWTLALGEKLGFAVHNFEGYAGHIEMGEGKLLGILGHLDVVPAGDGWSAPPFSGQIGDERIYGRGATDDKGPSLAALFAMKAIKNAGLPLTKRVRLILGTDEESGWADMDYYKQHSDLPEIGFAPDAEFPLIHAEKGILHLELSKEYDQLPHVLLVQGGERANVVPDLCRVTLKDLNFQEVTTQLNDFNFPEGVTAHIESHSNASPLQIVFQGAGAHGSMPQNGKNAVLYALRFLETLPLNYEELHLINWLNQYPGTGFGGEGFGITLSDEPSGKLSLNLGIMNLTSDKISFVIDIRYPVTFKEADVLKPIKQIASAKGFIIRIDENQNPHYVPKDSPIVTALLSAYTNVTGNEGEAFAIGGGTYAKVMPQGVAFGPTLPGEPEIIHCPDEYITIDNLILTTKVYAQAILNLALDPNYRD
- a CDS encoding M20/M25/M40 family metallo-hydrolase; this translates as MISILFLRKVKTVENERVQHAKEFLKKLSEHHGVSGYERTIAPLVIQEFQTIAEEVQIDRFGNIYAHKNGEVGRYKIMLAAHMDEIGLMVKKIDPRGFLRFTTVGGVDQRTLLSQEVIIHGRQPIPGVIGAMPPHLVREDGDKAVKIEDMGIDVGLSFVEIQKMVQIGDVITLKRTPLELLGGLRAGKSLDDRAGVVVMQICLQELDRLHHAHDVIAVTTTQEEVGLRGALTSAYTLNPDLAIAIDVTHAATPDTKGQVSIELGKGPAIALGPNIHPLVYASLTEVAQNERIPFQIEPVAGMTGTDAWAIQVAQAGIPTGLLSIPLRYMHTSVETLDMQDVINSGLLLAHFIASLPEDLEGSLCY
- a CDS encoding M42 family metallopeptidase, whose product is MLLKKLSELQGTSGAEKEVRDLLREEITAWVDSISVDKIGNLIATKQGSENTPKILLAAHMDEVALMITEITTDGFLKFRPVGGIDPRVLVSKPIKVSGINGIIGAKAIHLQKVQERQKALKLEQLYIDIGAKSKEEASKHVNLGDYAYFTTEFEAIGQGFFKGKAFDDRVGCYVLTEILKRKFDLNLVAAFTVQEEVGLRGAKVAAYHVQPDLAIVVEGTISADMAHIEEEEWVTELGKGPALSIQDQTTLYNPELIRKIVDIAQKRGIPFQFRRGTSGSNDAGKIHSSRAGIPTLSINVPCRYIHSTVSLVKQEDIDHTIQLLEEILKAIPNDFKF